One stretch of Labrus bergylta chromosome 24, fLabBer1.1, whole genome shotgun sequence DNA includes these proteins:
- the cyyr1 gene encoding cysteine and tyrosine-rich protein 1, giving the protein METPRRRKRRTQEVRWKLLRSSLLLCLFTGGTEAQCEGCIEYCCDGSPPFCCSYYAYVGDVLSGTAISGIVFGVVFLMGAVAALFLCVCMCMKNGRGARVGVFSTSYINAVTQGYPGPPPPYPYDYEMYPPSLHPPPYTPTQPPPANYSPPPPYPGCTRK; this is encoded by the exons ATGGAAACccccaggaggaggaagagaaggacgCAGGAGGTGAGATGGAAGTTACTGAGGAGCTCGCTGCTGCTTTGTTTATTCACAG gaggtACTGAAGCCCAGTGTGAAGGCTGCATAGAGTACTGCTGTGATGGATCGCCACCTTTCTGCTGCTCCTACTACGCCTACGTGGGCGACGTCCTCTC gggCACTGCGATCTCCGGTATCGTGTTCGGCGTGGTGTTTCTGATGGGGGCGGTGGCGGCcttgttcctgtgtgtgtgtatgtgcatgaaGAACGGGAGGGGAGCCAGAGTCGGCGTTTTCAGCACCTCCTACATCAACGCTGTGACCCAGGGATACCCAG gtcctcctcctccgtACCCCTACGACTACGAGATGTACCCGCCCTCTTTGCACCCGCCACCTTACACCCCGACTCAGCCCCCGCCGGCCAACTACTCCCCACCTCCTCCGTACCCTGGCTGCACCCGCAAGTGA